The Streptococcus gwangjuense nucleotide sequence TCGTTCGTCGTCGCAACGAGAAATAATATTAAACTAGTCGCTTAAGAAACTAGTAAATCCGCCAGCTCGGTAGCGCTCCATGTGAGCGCAAGCCGCTGTGGTACAACATTTAAAGGAGAAAATATAAAAATGGGACGCAGTCTTAAAAAAGGACCTTTCGTCGATGAGCATTTGATGAAAAAAGTTGAAGCTCAAGCTAACGACGAAAAGAAAAAAGTTATTAAAACTTGGTCACGTCGTTCAACGATCTTCCCAAGTTTCATTGGTTACACTATTGCAGTTTATGACGGTCGTAAACACGTACCTGTTTACATCCAAGAAGACATGGTAGGTCACAAACTTGGTGAATTTGCACCAACTCGTACTTACAAAGGTCACGCTGCAGACGACAAGAAAACACGTAGAAAATAAGGAGAACATAAATGGCAGAAATTACTTCAGCTAAAGCAATGGCTCGTACAGTACGTGTTTCACCTCGTAAATCACGTCTTGTTCTTGATAACATCCGTGGTAAAAGCGTAGCCGATGCAATCGCAATCTTGACATTCACTCCAAACAAAGCTGCTGAAATCATCTTGAAAGTTTTGAACTCAGCTGTAGCTAACGCTGAAAACAACTTTGGTTTGGATAAAGCTAACTTGGTAGTATCTGAAGCATTCGCAAACGAAGGACCAACTATGAAACGTTTCCGTCCACGTGCGAAAGGTTCAGCTTCACCAATTAACAAACGTACAGCTCACATCACTGTAGCTGTTGCAGAAAAATAAGGAGGTAAAATCGTGGGTCAAAAAGTACATCCAATTGGTATGCGTGTCGGCATCATCCGTGATTGGGATGCCAAATGGTATGCTGAAAAAGAATACGCGGATTACCTTCATGAAGATCTTGCAATCCGTAAATTCGTTCAAAAAGAACTTGCTGACGCAGCAGTTTCAACTATCGAAATTGAACGCGCAGTAAACAAAGTTAACGTTTCACTTCACACTGCTAAACCAGGTATGGTTATCGGTAAAGGTGGTGCTAACGTTGATGCACTCCGTGCAAAACTTAACAAATTGACTGGAAAACAAGTACACATCAACATCATCGAAATCAAACAACCTGATTTGGATGCTCACCTTGTAGGTGAAGGAATTGCTCGTCAATTGGAGCAACGTGTTGCTTTCCGTCGTGCACAAAAACAAGCAATCCAACGTGCAATGCGTGCTGGAGCTAAAGGAATCAAAACTCAAGTATCAGGTCGTTTGAACGGTGCAGATATCGCCCGTGCTGAAGGATACTCTGAAGGAACTGTTCCACTTCACACACTTCGTGCAGATATCGATTACGCTTGGGAAGAAGCAGATACTACATACGGTAAACTTGGTGTTAAAGTATGGATCTACCGTGGTGAAGTTCTTCCAGCTCGCAAAAACACTAAAGGAGGTAAATAACCAATGTTAGTACCTAAACGTGTTAAACACCGTCGTGAATTCCGTGGAAAAATGCGCGGTGAAGCAAAAGGTGGAAAAGAAGTAGCATTCGGTGAATACGGTCTTCAAGCTACAACTAGCCACTGGATCACTAACCGCCAAATCGAAGCTGCTCGTATCGCCATGACTCGTTACATGAAACGTGGTGGTAAAGTTTGGATTAAAATCTTCCCACACAAATCATACACTGCTAAAGCTATCGGTGTGCGTATGGGATCTGGTAAAGGGGCACCTGAAGGTTGGGTAGCACCAGTTAAACGTGGTAAAGTGATGTTCGAAATCGCTGGTGTATCTGAAGAGATCGCTCGCGAAGCGCTTCGTCTTGCTAGCCACAAATTGCCAGTTAAATGTAAATTCGTAAAACGTGAAGCAGAATAAGGAGAAGGCATGAAACTTAATGAAGTAAAAGAATTTGTTAAAGAACTTCGTGGTCTTTCTCAAGAAGAACTCGCGAAGCGCGAAAACGAATTGAAAAAAGAATTGTTTGAACTTCGTTTCCAAGCTGCTACTGGTCAATTGGAACAAACAGCTCGCTTGAAAGAAGTTAAAAAACAAATCGCTCGTATCAAAACAGTTCAATCTGAAGCGAAATAATAGACTAGGGAAGGAGAAATTTCAATGGAACGCAATAATCGTAAAGTTCTTGTTGGACGTGTTGTATCTGACAAAATGGACAAGACAATCACAGTTGTAGTTGAAACAAAACGTAACCACCCAGTCTATGGTAAACGTATTAACTACTCTAAAAAATACAAAGCTCATGATGAAAACAATGTTGCCAAAGAAGGCGATATCGTACGTATCATGGAAACTCGTCCGCTTTCAGCTACAAAACGTTTCCGTCTTGTAGAAGTTGTTGAAGAAGCGGTCATCATCTAATCAAACCTGAAAGGAGAAAACTGAAATGATTCAAACAGAAACTCGTTTGAAAGTCGCAGACAACAGCGGTGCTCGCGAAATCTTGACTATCAAAGTTCTTGGTGGTTCAGGACGTAAATTTGCAAACATCGGTGATGTTATCGTGGCATCTGTAAAACAAGCTACTCCTGGTGGTGCGGTTAAAAAAGGTGACGTTGTTAAAGCAGTTATCGTTCGTACTAAATCAGGTGCTCGTCGTGCTGATGGTTCATACATCAAGTTTGACGAAAACGCAGCAGTTATCATCCGTGAAGACAAAACTCCTCGCGGAACACGTATCTTTGGCCCAGTTGCACGTGAATTGCGTGAAGGTGGCTTCATGAAGATCGTGTCA carries:
- the rpsS gene encoding 30S ribosomal protein S19, with the protein product MGRSLKKGPFVDEHLMKKVEAQANDEKKKVIKTWSRRSTIFPSFIGYTIAVYDGRKHVPVYIQEDMVGHKLGEFAPTRTYKGHAADDKKTRRK
- the rplV gene encoding 50S ribosomal protein L22; translated protein: MAEITSAKAMARTVRVSPRKSRLVLDNIRGKSVADAIAILTFTPNKAAEIILKVLNSAVANAENNFGLDKANLVVSEAFANEGPTMKRFRPRAKGSASPINKRTAHITVAVAEK
- the rpsC gene encoding 30S ribosomal protein S3 encodes the protein MGQKVHPIGMRVGIIRDWDAKWYAEKEYADYLHEDLAIRKFVQKELADAAVSTIEIERAVNKVNVSLHTAKPGMVIGKGGANVDALRAKLNKLTGKQVHINIIEIKQPDLDAHLVGEGIARQLEQRVAFRRAQKQAIQRAMRAGAKGIKTQVSGRLNGADIARAEGYSEGTVPLHTLRADIDYAWEEADTTYGKLGVKVWIYRGEVLPARKNTKGGK
- the rplP gene encoding 50S ribosomal protein L16, producing MLVPKRVKHRREFRGKMRGEAKGGKEVAFGEYGLQATTSHWITNRQIEAARIAMTRYMKRGGKVWIKIFPHKSYTAKAIGVRMGSGKGAPEGWVAPVKRGKVMFEIAGVSEEIAREALRLASHKLPVKCKFVKREAE
- the rpmC gene encoding 50S ribosomal protein L29 — protein: MKLNEVKEFVKELRGLSQEELAKRENELKKELFELRFQAATGQLEQTARLKEVKKQIARIKTVQSEAK
- the rpsQ gene encoding 30S ribosomal protein S17: MERNNRKVLVGRVVSDKMDKTITVVVETKRNHPVYGKRINYSKKYKAHDENNVAKEGDIVRIMETRPLSATKRFRLVEVVEEAVII
- the rplN gene encoding 50S ribosomal protein L14 → MIQTETRLKVADNSGAREILTIKVLGGSGRKFANIGDVIVASVKQATPGGAVKKGDVVKAVIVRTKSGARRADGSYIKFDENAAVIIREDKTPRGTRIFGPVARELREGGFMKIVSLAPEVL